A single region of the Bdellovibrio sp. GT3 genome encodes:
- a CDS encoding YdcF family protein: MPTVKALLRTRIFWIVVILGALIIQRFVREYRQIENEPMISWTRSQNADCAVVLTGGAGRVREGFDLLANQNVKKLVISGVFSNARMREIMPVWPFYGSLNENDVVLDRRSETTFGNAQQSLPIVEALKCRDILLVTSRLHMYRSYKTFRAAFPENIYIQKHPIVGGRYESSVPETGFEALKSFFYSLWAY, from the coding sequence TTGCCCACCGTTAAGGCTCTGCTGCGCACGCGTATTTTCTGGATCGTGGTGATCCTTGGGGCGTTGATTATTCAGCGCTTTGTCAGGGAGTACCGTCAGATCGAGAATGAACCGATGATTTCCTGGACACGATCACAGAATGCAGATTGTGCTGTGGTCTTGACCGGGGGAGCGGGACGCGTGCGAGAAGGGTTTGATCTTCTGGCGAATCAAAACGTCAAGAAGCTGGTGATATCCGGAGTTTTCTCCAATGCGCGAATGCGCGAGATTATGCCGGTGTGGCCATTTTATGGAAGTCTTAATGAGAACGATGTGGTTTTGGATCGACGATCTGAAACCACGTTCGGAAATGCTCAGCAAAGTTTACCGATTGTAGAAGCATTGAAGTGCCGAGACATACTTCTTGTGACTTCCCGATTGCACATGTACCGATCCTATAAAACCTTCCGGGCGGCCTTTCCGGAGAATATATACATTCAAAAGCATCCCATAGTGGGAGGGCGATACGAGTCTTCCGTC
- a CDS encoding RidA family protein, translating to MKKVIHTDNAPKAVGPYSQAVAMGDFLFCSGQISIDPKTNEVFTGDIKTQTEMVMKNVEAVLGANNMNFSNVVKTTIFLTNMADFATVNEIYAKAFTAAPPARSTVAVAALPKGVNVEIEVLAHR from the coding sequence ATGAAAAAAGTTATTCACACAGACAATGCACCTAAAGCGGTTGGACCTTATTCTCAAGCTGTAGCTATGGGTGATTTTTTGTTTTGTTCCGGTCAGATTTCAATTGATCCAAAAACAAACGAAGTTTTCACTGGCGATATCAAGACTCAAACTGAAATGGTCATGAAAAATGTTGAAGCGGTTCTTGGCGCCAACAACATGAATTTTTCAAACGTGGTTAAAACAACAATCTTCCTGACAAACATGGCTGATTTTGCGACTGTGAACGAAATCTACGCCAAAGCTTTCACGGCAGCTCCTCCAGCGCGTTCTACTGTCGCTGTTGCGGCATTGCCAAAAGGCGTGAACGTGGAGATCGAAGTTCTTGCCCACCGTTAA
- a CDS encoding organic solvent tolerance protein: protein MLKVLALVFAVFAGLNVAEAKDLTNRLGVGVKSHATLDLPELAVVYNPSSEIQVTGGLGIDTQKDQSKFAAIAGVRRIVFKEQNMNFYMGGTLGLVNWEELNDAGTREKQSGFELDAVFGGEFFFSGLESLGFTFEGGVGVISADNVRFRTIADSPFRAGIIFYF, encoded by the coding sequence ATGCTTAAAGTTTTAGCATTGGTGTTTGCGGTTTTTGCTGGTTTGAACGTGGCTGAGGCCAAAGACCTTACGAATCGCCTGGGCGTGGGGGTAAAATCTCATGCAACTTTGGATTTGCCGGAACTGGCAGTGGTTTATAATCCTTCTTCTGAAATTCAAGTCACGGGTGGATTGGGAATTGATACGCAAAAGGACCAATCCAAGTTTGCGGCCATCGCTGGGGTTCGCCGTATCGTTTTTAAAGAACAAAACATGAACTTCTACATGGGCGGAACCCTGGGGTTGGTGAATTGGGAAGAGCTGAACGATGCGGGTACCAGAGAAAAGCAATCCGGCTTTGAGTTGGATGCGGTCTTTGGTGGTGAATTCTTCTTTTCGGGTTTGGAATCCCTGGGCTTCACTTTTGAAGGCGGCGTGGGTGTTATTTCTGCGGATAACGTCCGTTTCAGAACAATTGCGGACAGCCCGTTCCGCGCTGGTATTATTTTTTACTTCTAA